The following proteins come from a genomic window of Fontisubflavum oceani:
- a CDS encoding mannitol dehydrogenase family protein, with product MKLTPDALTRARNIQRPAYDRAHVTPGIVHLGLGNFHRAHQAVYVDECLAATPDWGIRGVSLRRPDMRDALAPQSGLYTLAVRDGAGTAARVIGSVLEVVVAGEGIGPVLAAMTDPATRIVSLTVTEKGYCRDGAGDLGQAHPAVAADLATPERPGSVPGLLVEALRARRAAGAPPFTVLSCDNLPENGAALARVVLQFAALRDTELAEWITAEVAFPSSMVDRIVPATTEADRAEIAALTGLEDAWPVVTEPFCQWVVEDRFPAGRPDLAAAGVQFVSDVAPYEHMKLRMLNGAHSTLAYLGQLRGHETVADVMGDAELAELVADVMTQSAGTLSLPQDELSAYATRLQDRFRNPALHHMTAQIAMDGSQKLPQRLLAPIAEAHAAGRPWDALATGVAGWLRYLERFAPEDPMADELRLAAAKGPDAVLDLRAVFGDLSDAHWFREGVLARLPA from the coding sequence ATGAAGTTGACGCCGGACGCGCTGACCCGCGCAAGGAACATCCAGCGGCCCGCATATGATCGCGCTCATGTCACGCCGGGGATTGTGCATCTGGGTCTGGGCAATTTTCACCGCGCACATCAGGCTGTCTATGTGGATGAATGTCTTGCGGCGACGCCCGATTGGGGCATTCGCGGCGTCTCCCTCCGCCGGCCCGATATGCGGGATGCGCTGGCCCCGCAAAGCGGGCTCTATACCCTGGCGGTGCGCGATGGGGCGGGGACCGCGGCGCGGGTGATCGGGTCGGTTTTGGAGGTTGTGGTCGCGGGAGAGGGTATCGGGCCTGTCCTGGCGGCGATGACGGACCCGGCGACGCGGATTGTCAGCCTGACCGTGACGGAGAAAGGCTACTGCCGCGATGGGGCGGGCGACTTGGGCCAAGCCCATCCGGCGGTTGCGGCAGATTTGGCGACGCCTGAGCGGCCGGGGTCTGTCCCGGGTTTGCTGGTTGAAGCGCTGCGGGCGCGCCGGGCGGCGGGCGCCCCGCCTTTCACCGTGCTGAGTTGCGATAACCTTCCCGAAAATGGCGCAGCGCTGGCGCGGGTCGTCCTGCAATTCGCGGCGTTGCGGGACACGGAACTGGCGGAGTGGATCACGGCGGAGGTGGCGTTCCCCTCCAGCATGGTGGATCGGATCGTGCCCGCCACGACCGAGGCAGATCGCGCCGAGATTGCGGCGCTAACCGGTCTTGAGGATGCTTGGCCCGTGGTCACCGAGCCCTTCTGTCAATGGGTCGTGGAGGATCGGTTCCCGGCTGGCCGACCGGATTTGGCGGCGGCTGGCGTGCAGTTCGTCTCCGACGTGGCACCGTATGAGCATATGAAGCTGCGCATGTTGAACGGCGCGCATTCGACGCTCGCCTATCTGGGTCAACTCCGGGGCCATGAGACTGTCGCGGACGTGATGGGCGATGCAGAACTGGCTGAGCTTGTGGCAGATGTCATGACCCAGTCCGCGGGCACGCTGTCTTTGCCGCAAGACGAGCTGTCGGCCTATGCAACCCGCTTGCAGGACCGGTTCCGCAACCCGGCGCTACATCACATGACCGCGCAGATCGCGATGGATGGCAGTCAGAAACTGCCGCAACGGCTCTTGGCGCCGATTGCCGAGGCGCATGCGGCGGGACGGCCTTGGGATGCGTTGGCCACGGGTGTCGCTGGTTGGCTGCGCTATCTGGAGCGGTTCGCGCCGGAAGACCCGATGGCCGATGAACTGCGGCTGGCCGCCGCAAAAGGGCCTGACGCGGTGCTCGATCTGCGCGCGGTCTTTGGCGATCTGAGCGACGCCCACTGGTTCCGCGAGGGGGTTTTGGCGCGGCTCCCGGCCTAG
- a CDS encoding aminotransferase class V-fold PLP-dependent enzyme: MIDVDQVRADTPGINHLTHLLACGSALMPESVLNAVVAHTQLEAQIGGYEAQARQFDLLDGVYRSVARHVGADTREIAVMENATVAWCHAFYALPLQPGSRILTCEAEYAANYVAFLQRAKRDDLKIEIVPSDESGALDLAALEKTMADDVGLVAITWVPTNGGLMNPAAEVGRIAKKHGVPYLLDACQAVGQMRIDVVELGCDFLSATGRKYLRGPRGTGFLYVQEKWLDTLEPAMIDHFGAPWVERDRYELREDARRFETWENSYALRAGLGAAIDYADRIGIDHIQNRVGLLADAARKALSDIPSVEVRDLGQAPCGIVSFSIEGKDARSLVKQMAASGYAIGASAPSSTRIDAERRNLPTLLRIAPHYYNTEDEVRGAVECLASHIQ; the protein is encoded by the coding sequence ATGATTGATGTCGATCAAGTTCGCGCTGACACTCCTGGTATCAACCATTTAACGCACCTTTTGGCTTGTGGCTCTGCACTCATGCCAGAGAGCGTTTTGAACGCTGTTGTCGCTCATACCCAGCTTGAGGCGCAAATCGGCGGCTACGAGGCCCAAGCGCGCCAATTCGATCTTTTGGATGGGGTTTATCGTTCAGTGGCGAGACATGTAGGGGCCGATACGCGCGAGATCGCCGTGATGGAGAACGCCACAGTCGCTTGGTGCCATGCATTTTATGCCCTTCCACTACAGCCGGGTTCGCGAATTCTTACCTGTGAAGCGGAATATGCGGCCAACTATGTTGCGTTTCTCCAAAGAGCCAAGCGCGATGATCTGAAGATCGAAATTGTTCCCTCTGATGAAAGCGGAGCGCTTGACCTTGCTGCATTGGAGAAGACGATGGCCGACGATGTTGGTCTGGTCGCAATAACATGGGTCCCGACAAATGGTGGCTTAATGAACCCAGCCGCGGAAGTCGGGCGTATCGCAAAGAAGCACGGCGTTCCCTACCTGTTGGACGCGTGCCAGGCAGTGGGACAGATGCGGATCGACGTGGTGGAGCTTGGATGCGATTTTCTATCAGCAACTGGCCGGAAGTACCTTCGTGGACCGCGTGGGACAGGTTTTCTCTATGTGCAAGAAAAGTGGTTGGACACGTTGGAACCGGCGATGATCGACCATTTTGGTGCACCTTGGGTGGAACGCGATCGGTACGAACTGCGCGAAGATGCGCGGCGATTTGAAACCTGGGAAAACTCCTACGCCCTGCGGGCAGGGCTCGGGGCAGCGATAGACTATGCCGATCGCATTGGGATCGATCATATCCAAAATCGCGTAGGTCTGCTTGCCGATGCGGCGAGAAAGGCTCTCTCAGATATACCCTCTGTGGAAGTGCGAGATTTGGGGCAAGCGCCCTGCGGGATAGTCAGTTTCTCGATTGAAGGCAAAGACGCACGGTCCCTCGTCAAGCAAATGGCAGCGTCGGGTTATGCGATTGGGGCGTCGGCTCCCTCAAGTACGCGGATCGACGCGGAGCGCCGTAACCTGCCCACACTTCTGCGTATCGCTCCCCACTACTACAACACGGAAGATGAGGTGCGCGGCGCGGTAGAATGTTTAGCATCGCATATTCAGTGA
- a CDS encoding 2-hydroxyacid dehydrogenase — translation MPGQKLSVVVTRRLPEAVETRMSELFDVELRTEVGPMDKSELVAAMARADVLVPCITDQIDAGMLGQAGDRLKLIANYGAGVDHIDVSTARQRGILVSNTPGVMTDDTADMTMALILAVTRRIPEGLAVMQAGRWEGWAPTAYMGGRIGGKRLGILGMGRIGQAVARRAAAFGMQVHYHNRRRVHEDIEAELEATYWESLDQMLARVDVLSINCPHTPSTFHLMNARRLKLMKPSAVIVNTSRGEVIDENALTRMLRAGEIAGAGLDVFERGHDVNPRLRELENVVLLPHMGSATLEGRVEMGEKVIINIKTFDDGHRPPDLVVPSML, via the coding sequence ATGCCAGGTCAGAAGCTGAGTGTTGTCGTTACGCGACGGTTGCCGGAAGCCGTTGAGACGCGGATGAGCGAGCTTTTCGATGTCGAGTTGCGCACCGAGGTCGGCCCAATGGACAAATCAGAGCTGGTCGCGGCCATGGCGCGGGCGGATGTTTTGGTGCCCTGCATCACCGATCAGATCGACGCGGGCATGTTGGGCCAAGCCGGTGACCGGTTGAAATTAATCGCAAATTACGGCGCTGGCGTGGATCATATCGATGTTTCCACAGCCCGACAGCGGGGGATTTTGGTCTCGAACACACCCGGCGTGATGACCGATGACACCGCCGATATGACCATGGCGCTGATCCTGGCCGTGACCCGGCGCATTCCCGAAGGGTTGGCCGTGATGCAGGCGGGCCGGTGGGAGGGCTGGGCGCCGACCGCCTATATGGGCGGGCGGATCGGCGGGAAACGGCTGGGCATCCTGGGCATGGGCCGGATCGGCCAAGCGGTGGCGCGGCGTGCGGCGGCCTTTGGCATGCAGGTGCATTACCACAACCGTCGCCGGGTGCATGAGGATATCGAAGCCGAGTTGGAGGCGACCTATTGGGAGAGCCTCGATCAAATGTTGGCGCGGGTCGATGTGCTGTCGATCAACTGTCCGCACACGCCGTCGACCTTCCATCTTATGAATGCGCGGCGGTTGAAACTGATGAAGCCTTCGGCGGTGATCGTGAACACCTCGCGGGGCGAAGTGATCGACGAAAACGCGCTGACCCGGATGCTGCGGGCGGGCGAGATTGCGGGGGCGGGGCTGGACGTCTTCGAGCGCGGCCATGACGTGAACCCACGGCTCCGCGAGTTGGAGAATGTGGTGTTGTTGCCGCATATGGGCTCGGCCACGTTGGAAGGCCGCGTCGAGATGGGTGAGAAAGTCATCATTAATATCAAGACGTTCGACGATGGACACCGGCCACCGGACCTGGTGGTGCCGTCGATGTTGTGA
- a CDS encoding SH3 domain-containing protein, whose product MPEIREVIATMAPREGPVTGFPLPRYVSMKASEGNARRGPSRSHRIDWVFQRRNMPMMIVAEHGHWRRVVDRDGAGGWMHYSLLSGVRTAIVEVDMLEMHQRPDLESPVRAQAELGVIGRLEECNGAWCQMSTGGHRGWVPISALWGVEPGEVFD is encoded by the coding sequence ATGCCCGAGATACGGGAAGTGATCGCGACCATGGCCCCGCGTGAGGGGCCCGTGACCGGCTTTCCCTTACCCCGTTATGTCTCGATGAAAGCCTCCGAGGGCAATGCACGGCGCGGCCCGTCGCGCAGCCATCGGATCGATTGGGTGTTTCAACGCCGCAATATGCCGATGATGATTGTCGCCGAGCATGGCCATTGGCGCCGGGTCGTGGACCGCGATGGCGCAGGTGGCTGGATGCACTATTCACTGCTCTCCGGCGTGCGCACCGCGATTGTCGAGGTTGATATGTTGGAGATGCATCAACGCCCCGATCTTGAGTCTCCCGTTCGGGCGCAGGCGGAGTTGGGGGTCATCGGCCGACTTGAGGAATGCAATGGCGCATGGTGTCAGATGAGCACCGGCGGCCACCGCGGTTGGGTCCCGATCAGTGCGCTTTGGGGTGTCGAGCCGGGCGAGGTCTTCGACTAA
- a CDS encoding TetR/AcrR family transcriptional regulator: MLDDKPEHLIHAAMEAFLLYGFKRTSMEDIAQQAGVSRAALYLHFKNKRDVFRSAAAMMFAEAVTRFEAALVPGGPVDETLLHAFHEKSGPLMEQVFSSPHGAELMGTGLEVAHDIGCDADGRFVAAMARYFGEVQSADDPAIAPDALADMVLRALYAMKQEVSSPEHYETRLKLLAKSIAALLSAD; encoded by the coding sequence ATGTTAGACGACAAGCCTGAGCACCTGATCCACGCGGCGATGGAAGCGTTCCTGCTCTATGGCTTCAAGCGCACCTCGATGGAAGATATCGCGCAGCAGGCGGGCGTGTCGCGCGCGGCGCTGTATCTGCATTTCAAGAACAAACGCGATGTGTTCCGCTCGGCGGCGGCGATGATGTTTGCCGAGGCCGTCACCCGGTTTGAGGCCGCGCTGGTCCCTGGCGGCCCGGTCGACGAGACCTTGCTGCATGCGTTTCACGAAAAGAGTGGGCCGTTGATGGAGCAGGTTTTCAGCTCACCCCATGGGGCCGAGTTGATGGGGACGGGGCTGGAAGTGGCCCATGATATTGGCTGCGACGCGGATGGCCGCTTTGTCGCCGCGATGGCCCGGTATTTTGGCGAGGTGCAATCGGCGGACGACCCGGCAATCGCGCCCGACGCATTGGCCGATATGGTCTTGCGGGCGCTTTATGCGATGAAGCAGGAGGTGAGCTCGCCCGAGCATTATGAGACACGGCTGAAGCTCTTGGCGAAATCCATCGCGGCCCTGCTCTCGGCGGATTAG
- a CDS encoding GDP-mannose 4,6-dehydratase: protein MTETAANPLVLVTGATGFIGQHVILQLLETGYRVRGTMRSL from the coding sequence ATGACCGAGACTGCCGCCAACCCCCTTGTTCTTGTCACTGGAGCTACCGGGTTCATTGGCCAACATGTGATCTTACAACTCCTGGAGACAGGCTACCGGGTGCGTGGCACGATGCGGTCCCTCTAA
- a CDS encoding NAD-dependent epimerase/dehydratase family protein produces MTDKIDNLSFAAVDLTSDDGWPEAMEGVTFVQHVASPFPMGTPDNPDDLIIPARDGALRALRFAKAAGVKRVVLTSSVAAIGYGHGDDLPEVVDETLWSPSELVKDHTAYSLSKTIAERAAWDFIETEGAGMELSVINPALVLGPMVGKDDSTSLQIVNGLMTGMFPAYPDFGFGVVDVRDVAKAHLLAMEHPKAAGERFLVSAEYMMLREMGETIRATYPDHARKVPKWDMPSWLMRLMAIAMPSARQILPELGRRRRSSAAKAERVLGWQPRPARDAVVASAGDLIEKGFV; encoded by the coding sequence GTGACCGACAAGATCGACAATCTGAGCTTCGCGGCGGTTGATCTGACCTCAGACGATGGCTGGCCCGAGGCGATGGAGGGCGTGACCTTTGTTCAGCACGTCGCCTCCCCCTTTCCGATGGGCACCCCGGACAACCCCGATGACTTGATTATCCCGGCACGCGACGGCGCGTTGCGGGCGCTGCGTTTTGCCAAGGCGGCGGGCGTCAAACGGGTGGTGCTGACCTCTTCGGTCGCAGCAATCGGGTATGGGCATGGCGATGATCTGCCGGAGGTGGTTGATGAAACCCTTTGGTCGCCAAGCGAGTTGGTAAAGGACCACACCGCCTATTCGCTCTCCAAAACCATTGCCGAGCGGGCGGCCTGGGACTTCATCGAAACCGAAGGCGCAGGGATGGAGTTGAGCGTCATCAACCCCGCCCTGGTTCTGGGACCGATGGTGGGCAAGGACGATTCCACCTCTCTGCAAATCGTCAATGGGTTGATGACGGGGATGTTCCCCGCCTATCCGGATTTCGGGTTTGGTGTTGTCGATGTCCGGGATGTGGCCAAGGCGCATCTGCTGGCGATGGAGCATCCCAAAGCGGCAGGTGAACGGTTCTTGGTCAGCGCGGAGTATATGATGCTGCGCGAGATGGGCGAGACGATCCGCGCCACCTATCCCGATCATGCACGGAAGGTCCCGAAGTGGGATATGCCAAGCTGGCTGATGCGGTTGATGGCGATTGCGATGCCATCGGCACGGCAGATTTTGCCGGAACTTGGCCGCCGCCGCCGGAGCAGCGCGGCCAAGGCCGAGCGGGTTCTGGGCTGGCAACCGCGCCCGGCCCGTGACGCCGTGGTCGCGTCTGCGGGCGACCTGATCGAGAAAGGCTTCGTCTGA
- a CDS encoding M3 family metallopeptidase gives MTNPLLSNWDTPFQLPPFDAITDADFAPALDAALEEGRAAYQAIAETPEAPTFANTIEAMELADETLDRVAGVFFNLAGSDATPMREALQRDYAPKFSAYASEITNNRALWQRIKTLWEQRDRLDLTPEQARVLMLTHRSFVRAGAALEGAAADRLTEVKSRLAVLGTSFMQNLLADEREWFMELEEADLEGLPDFAIDAARAAGEEKGVDGPVVTLSRSIIVPFLQFSPRRDLRETAYKAWAARGANGGETDNLGIAAETLALREERAGLLGYDSFAAFKLETEMAKTPDAVRDLLMQVWEPAKAQADADAETLTQMMRDEGVNGDLEPWDWRYYAEKRRKAEHDLDEAALKPYLQLDAMIEASFDCANRLFGLEFAPLDVTLYHPDARAWEVTRNGAHIAVFIGDYFARGSKRSGAWCSAMRSQKKLGGDTRPIVVNVCNFAKGDPALLSYDDARTLFHEFGHALHQMLSDVTYGSISGTSVARDFVELPSQLYEHWLEVPEVLEKHARHAETGAAMPKDLLDRLLAAQTYDMGFQTVEYVASALVDLDFHDGKTPADPMAAQAETLGRIGMPHAIGMRHATPHFAHVFAGDGYSSGYYSYMWSEVMDADAFEAFEEAGGAFDAEMARKLETFILSAGGSQEADALYTAFRGRMPGVEALLKGRGLDQVA, from the coding sequence ATGACCAACCCGCTTCTGTCCAACTGGGATACACCGTTCCAACTTCCGCCTTTCGACGCGATCACCGATGCGGATTTCGCGCCGGCGCTTGACGCCGCGCTTGAGGAGGGCCGCGCGGCCTATCAGGCGATTGCGGAGACCCCCGAAGCGCCGACCTTTGCCAACACGATCGAGGCGATGGAACTGGCCGATGAAACGCTCGACCGGGTGGCGGGGGTCTTCTTTAACCTCGCAGGGTCCGACGCGACCCCGATGCGCGAGGCGTTGCAGCGGGACTATGCGCCGAAATTCTCGGCCTATGCGTCGGAGATCACCAATAACCGCGCGCTTTGGCAGCGGATCAAGACCCTCTGGGAGCAGCGGGACCGTCTCGATCTGACGCCGGAACAGGCCCGCGTGCTGATGCTCACCCATCGCAGTTTTGTGCGCGCGGGGGCGGCGCTGGAAGGCGCGGCGGCGGATCGGCTGACCGAGGTGAAAAGCCGTCTCGCGGTGCTCGGCACCAGCTTCATGCAGAACCTTCTGGCCGATGAGCGGGAGTGGTTCATGGAGCTGGAAGAGGCCGACCTCGAAGGCCTGCCCGACTTTGCCATCGACGCGGCGCGGGCGGCGGGTGAGGAAAAGGGCGTCGACGGCCCGGTCGTGACGCTCTCGCGTTCGATCATCGTGCCGTTTTTGCAGTTCTCCCCGCGTCGCGATTTGCGCGAGACCGCCTATAAGGCCTGGGCCGCGCGCGGGGCCAATGGTGGCGAGACCGACAATCTGGGGATCGCGGCGGAGACGTTGGCCTTGCGGGAAGAGCGTGCCGGGTTGCTGGGCTATGACAGTTTCGCGGCGTTCAAGCTGGAAACCGAAATGGCCAAAACGCCAGATGCGGTGCGCGACCTGCTGATGCAGGTCTGGGAGCCGGCAAAGGCACAGGCCGATGCGGATGCCGAGACGCTCACCCAGATGATGCGCGACGAAGGGGTGAATGGCGATCTAGAGCCGTGGGATTGGCGTTATTATGCGGAGAAACGGCGCAAGGCCGAGCATGATCTCGATGAGGCGGCGCTGAAACCCTATCTGCAGCTCGATGCGATGATCGAGGCGTCTTTCGACTGCGCCAATCGCCTGTTTGGGCTGGAGTTTGCGCCGCTGGATGTGACGCTCTACCACCCGGATGCGCGCGCTTGGGAGGTGACGCGGAATGGCGCGCATATCGCGGTGTTCATCGGCGATTACTTCGCGCGTGGCTCAAAGCGCTCCGGCGCCTGGTGTTCCGCGATGCGGAGCCAGAAGAAACTCGGCGGCGACACGCGGCCCATCGTCGTCAATGTCTGCAACTTCGCCAAGGGTGACCCGGCGCTGCTCTCCTATGATGACGCCCGGACGCTGTTCCATGAGTTCGGCCACGCGCTGCATCAGATGCTCTCGGATGTGACCTATGGCTCGATTTCCGGCACCTCGGTCGCCCGCGATTTCGTCGAACTGCCGAGCCAACTTTATGAGCATTGGCTGGAAGTGCCCGAAGTATTGGAGAAACACGCCCGCCACGCTGAAACTGGCGCAGCGATGCCGAAAGACCTGCTCGACCGGCTTTTGGCGGCGCAGACCTATGATATGGGGTTCCAGACCGTCGAATATGTCGCCTCGGCCCTGGTCGATTTGGATTTCCATGATGGCAAGACCCCCGCAGACCCGATGGCGGCGCAGGCTGAGACGCTGGGCCGGATCGGCATGCCGCACGCGATTGGGATGCGCCATGCGACGCCGCATTTCGCCCATGTCTTCGCGGGCGACGGCTATTCCTCAGGCTATTACAGCTACATGTGGTCCGAGGTCATGGATGCCGACGCGTTTGAGGCCTTTGAAGAGGCGGGCGGCGCGTTTGACGCCGAGATGGCGCGGAAGCTGGAGACGTTTATCCTCTCGGCTGGCGGCAGCCAGGAAGCGGATGCTCTTTACACCGCCTTCCGGGGGCGGATGCCGGGGGTCGAGGCGCTGTTGAAAGGCCGGGGCTTGGATCAGGTCGCCTGA
- a CDS encoding DUF4399 domain-containing protein, protein MIRSVFFAAALLAAAPVFAQGTPAPEGAAVHFVGLEDGDTVTSPVTLYFGLSGMGVAPAGTEAENTGHHHLLLNRAPFGDGEFGAEELVLGIPNDDNHYHFGGGQTQFTLDLPPGEHTLQLVLGDAGHVPHDPPIVSDVITITVE, encoded by the coding sequence ATGATACGTTCAGTGTTTTTTGCCGCCGCTTTGCTGGCAGCGGCGCCGGTTTTTGCCCAGGGCACACCTGCACCAGAGGGTGCGGCGGTTCATTTTGTCGGGCTTGAAGACGGCGATACGGTAACGAGCCCCGTCACACTCTATTTCGGATTGAGTGGGATGGGCGTGGCGCCCGCCGGCACCGAAGCTGAGAATACCGGGCATCACCATCTGCTGCTGAACCGCGCGCCTTTTGGCGACGGGGAGTTCGGCGCGGAGGAACTGGTGCTGGGCATACCGAACGATGATAATCACTACCATTTCGGCGGTGGGCAGACCCAGTTCACTTTGGATTTGCCGCCTGGCGAGCATACGCTTCAGCTTGTCCTAGGCGATGCGGGCCATGTGCCCCATGACCCGCCGATCGTCAGCGACGTGATCACGATCACCGTGGAGTAA
- a CDS encoding amino acid ABC transporter permease, whose amino-acid sequence MIPSSPPEREFPWWLLAVIGLGAYALWQVLTDDIYSQVLSTLRQGILITIFVTLIGFALAASMGMLLALASLSRSVILRQMARFYVEIIRGVPIIVLLLYVAFVFAPALVAFYNWLAEAVGAETIRTRDFPLLWRAIIALAIGYSAFIAEVFRAGLQSVERGQIEAAEALGMGRWLRFRFIIFPQAIRTILPPLGNDFVAMVKDSSLVSVLGVLDITQLGKVTAASNFRYFETYNVVALIYLSMTITLSILLRRLEQRMRLGQDRGT is encoded by the coding sequence ATGATCCCGTCCAGCCCGCCCGAGCGGGAATTTCCCTGGTGGCTTCTCGCTGTCATCGGTCTTGGTGCTTATGCGCTTTGGCAGGTCCTGACCGATGACATCTATTCCCAGGTGCTCAGCACGCTCCGCCAGGGTATCTTGATCACGATCTTTGTCACTCTGATCGGGTTCGCGCTTGCCGCCTCGATGGGCATGCTCTTGGCGCTGGCCAGCCTGTCGCGCAGCGTGATCCTCCGCCAAATGGCGCGGTTCTATGTCGAGATCATCCGCGGCGTGCCGATCATTGTGCTATTGCTCTATGTCGCCTTTGTTTTCGCCCCCGCCCTGGTGGCATTTTACAATTGGCTGGCCGAGGCTGTCGGTGCCGAGACGATCCGAACCCGTGACTTTCCGCTCCTGTGGCGGGCGATCATCGCGCTGGCCATTGGCTATTCGGCCTTCATCGCCGAGGTGTTCCGCGCCGGGTTGCAATCGGTCGAACGGGGGCAGATCGAGGCCGCCGAGGCGCTTGGTATGGGCCGCTGGCTCCGCTTCCGCTTTATCATCTTCCCGCAGGCGATCCGCACGATCCTACCGCCCTTGGGCAACGATTTTGTGGCCATGGTGAAAGACTCGAGCCTGGTCTCGGTCCTCGGCGTGCTCGACATCACCCAACTGGGTAAGGTCACGGCGGCCAGCAATTTCCGGTATTTCGAGACCTATAACGTGGTGGCGCTGATTTATCTGTCGATGACGATTACGCTCTCAATCCTGCTGCGGCGGTTGGAGCAGCGCATGCGACTGGGGCAAGATCGCGGGACTTGA
- a CDS encoding transporter substrate-binding domain-containing protein: MKHLLAAAAISAAFITPAIAQDVPDLEGREVVIVTENAYPPLQFVDPASGEAIGWEYDAMEIIAERLNINVVYENISWDAMIPAVSDAQYDLGMTGITIREDRAELVDFSESYMVSQMRMLVRADEERFDTAAGFAADEDLLLGTQAGITPFYVGVYDVLDGNEANPRIVLLETIPAAVQALLSDDVDMVLSDSAGGEAYVNANPDRLKMVGEPLGTEEFGFIFPKGSDLVEPFNAAIASMRADGTLDMLD; this comes from the coding sequence ATGAAACACTTGCTTGCTGCCGCCGCGATCTCCGCCGCGTTTATCACCCCCGCGATCGCGCAGGATGTGCCCGATCTTGAGGGCCGCGAAGTGGTGATTGTGACCGAAAACGCCTATCCGCCGCTGCAATTTGTCGATCCCGCCTCGGGCGAGGCCATTGGCTGGGAGTATGACGCGATGGAGATCATCGCCGAGCGCCTGAACATCAATGTCGTCTACGAAAACATCAGCTGGGATGCGATGATCCCGGCTGTGTCGGATGCGCAATATGATCTGGGGATGACCGGGATCACGATCCGCGAAGACCGCGCCGAATTGGTGGACTTCTCCGAGAGCTATATGGTCAGCCAGATGCGGATGCTGGTCCGCGCCGATGAAGAGCGGTTTGATACCGCCGCAGGGTTTGCCGCCGATGAAGACCTGCTTCTTGGCACGCAAGCGGGCATCACGCCCTTCTATGTCGGCGTCTATGATGTGCTCGACGGCAACGAGGCCAACCCCCGGATCGTGCTTCTGGAAACCATCCCGGCGGCGGTTCAGGCGCTCTTGAGCGACGACGTGGATATGGTCCTGAGCGATAGCGCGGGGGGCGAGGCTTATGTGAACGCCAATCCCGACCGCCTGAAGATGGTCGGCGAGCCGCTTGGGACCGAAGAGTTCGGGTTCATCTTCCCCAAAGGTTCGGATCTGGTGGAGCCCTTCAACGCCGCCATCGCGTCGATGCGGGCCGATGGGACGCTGGATATGCTCGACTAG